One Peptostreptococcus equinus genomic window carries:
- the nox gene encoding H2O-forming NADH oxidase — MSKIVVVGANHAGTAAIRTILTNYPENEVVVYDKNNNISFLGCGMALWIGNQISKPNGLFYADKASLEEMGAKINMEAEVYKVDYDNKKVFVRFKDGREVEDTYDKLILAAGSVPIIPNIPGKDLENVQQVKLYQNAAEVIEKLNDPEIKNITVVGAGYIGVELAEAFQRHGKNVTMVDIADTCLPAYYDKPFTDLMKENLSKNGINLEFGQAVQEIKGTDGKVSSVVTDKKEIPADMVILSIGFRPNNALGEMKLEQFRNGSFLVNKKQETSVKDVYAIGDCATVYDNAIDNTNYIALATNAVRSGIVAAHNAGGGSLESIGVQGSNGISIYDLKMVSTGITVGKAEKLGIDVNYTDYEDTQKPGFIETTNPDVKIRIVYDRKTRVILGAQMASEYDMSMGIHMFSLAIQEKVTIDRLALLDIFFLPHFNQPYNYITMAALSAK; from the coding sequence ATGAGCAAAATCGTAGTAGTCGGAGCAAACCATGCAGGAACTGCAGCAATCAGAACAATTTTAACTAATTACCCAGAAAATGAAGTAGTTGTATATGATAAAAACAACAACATTTCATTTTTAGGTTGTGGTATGGCACTTTGGATAGGTAATCAAATTTCTAAGCCAAATGGATTATTCTATGCTGATAAGGCATCTTTAGAAGAAATGGGTGCAAAAATTAATATGGAAGCTGAAGTTTACAAGGTAGACTATGATAACAAAAAGGTTTTTGTAAGATTTAAAGATGGAAGAGAAGTTGAAGATACATATGATAAATTGATATTAGCAGCTGGATCTGTTCCTATTATTCCAAACATACCTGGTAAGGATTTAGAAAATGTACAGCAGGTTAAATTATATCAGAACGCAGCTGAAGTAATTGAAAAATTAAATGACCCTGAAATAAAGAATATAACAGTTGTAGGTGCTGGATATATTGGTGTTGAATTGGCAGAAGCTTTCCAAAGACATGGTAAGAATGTAACTATGGTCGATATAGCTGATACTTGTTTACCAGCATACTACGATAAGCCATTCACAGATTTAATGAAAGAAAATCTTTCAAAGAATGGTATTAACCTTGAATTTGGACAGGCAGTTCAGGAAATAAAGGGTACAGATGGAAAGGTATCTTCAGTAGTAACTGATAAGAAAGAAATACCAGCTGATATGGTAATACTTTCAATAGGATTTAGACCAAATAATGCTTTAGGTGAAATGAAATTAGAACAATTCAGAAATGGATCTTTCTTAGTAAACAAAAAGCAAGAAACTAGCGTAAAAGATGTTTATGCAATTGGTGACTGCGCTACAGTATACGATAATGCTATAGATAATACAAACTATATAGCGCTTGCAACAAATGCCGTAAGAAGTGGTATTGTTGCTGCTCATAACGCAGGTGGTGGTTCATTAGAATCAATAGGTGTTCAGGGATCTAATGGTATAAGCATATATGACTTAAAGATGGTATCTACTGGTATTACAGTAGGTAAGGCTGAAAAATTAGGAATAGATGTAAATTATACTGATTATGAAGATACTCAAAAGCCAGGATTTATTGAGACTACTAACCCAGATGTTAAAATAAGAATAGTATATGACAGAAAAACTAGAGTAATATTAGGAGCACAGATGGCTTCAGAATATGATATGTCAATGGGTATACATATGTTCTCACTAGCAATACAGGAAAAGGTAACAATAGATAGATTAGCTTTATTAGACATCTTCTTCTTACCACATTTCAATCAGCCATATAACTATATAACAATGGCAGCGTTAAGTGCTAAATAA
- the hemW gene encoding radical SAM family heme chaperone HemW, protein MKDRGLYIHIPFCAKKCHYCDFTSYVGMESEIDSYLEALKREIDLYLVEKKLVSSIFIGGGTPSILSVKQIEKLLKIINKKFIFDINTEFTIECNPGTLTIEKLRVMKEMGINRLSIGLQSTHDKHLEFMGRIHNLKEFEESFKNARQVGFDNINVDLIFAFEGQTFDEWKETVNYIINLNPEHISAYSLIIEEGTRFFYLYEQGQLKEIDEELYVKMYRYVIDTFEKNGYEQYEISNYAKKDRRCKHNILYWECEEYYGFGLGASGYIEGIRYTNTKNMTQYMKKIEKNNKPIDYEEKLSNIDIYNERMMLGLRMIEGIDMLQLMSLLDDENKKIIESKIRKYIEQGHIKKYIINGDEYIHFCQQGIEISNTILVDLMI, encoded by the coding sequence ATGAAAGATAGAGGTTTATATATACATATACCTTTTTGTGCGAAAAAATGCCATTATTGTGATTTTACATCATATGTTGGAATGGAAAGTGAAATAGATTCATATTTAGAAGCATTAAAAAGAGAGATAGATTTATATTTAGTTGAAAAGAAGCTTGTGAGTTCAATATTTATAGGTGGAGGAACACCAAGTATATTATCAGTGAAACAAATAGAAAAACTTTTAAAAATAATAAACAAAAAGTTTATATTTGATATAAATACGGAATTTACGATAGAATGCAATCCAGGAACTCTTACAATAGAAAAATTGAGAGTCATGAAAGAAATGGGCATAAATAGATTAAGTATAGGTTTACAGTCGACACACGACAAACATTTAGAATTTATGGGAAGAATACATAATCTAAAAGAATTTGAGGAGTCATTCAAAAATGCTAGACAAGTCGGATTCGATAATATAAATGTTGATTTAATATTTGCTTTTGAGGGGCAAACTTTTGATGAGTGGAAAGAAACAGTTAATTATATAATCAATCTAAATCCTGAGCATATATCAGCATACTCTTTAATAATAGAAGAGGGGACAAGATTTTTCTATTTATATGAACAAGGTCAGTTGAAAGAGATTGATGAAGAATTGTATGTAAAAATGTATAGGTATGTTATAGATACTTTTGAAAAAAATGGATATGAGCAATATGAGATATCAAACTATGCAAAAAAAGATAGAAGGTGTAAACATAATATTTTATATTGGGAATGTGAAGAATATTATGGATTCGGACTAGGTGCATCAGGATATATAGAGGGAATCAGATATACCAATACTAAAAATATGACTCAATATATGAAAAAAATAGAAAAAAATAATAAGCCTATTGATTATGAAGAAAAATTGTCCAATATAGATATTTATAATGAAAGAATGATGCTGGGACTTAGAATGATTGAGGGAATAGATATGCTTCAATTAATGTCTTTACTTGATGATGAAAACAAAAAAATAATTGAAAGTAAGATAAGAAAATATATAGAGCAAGGGCACATTAAAAAGTATATAATTAATGGAGATGAGTATATTCACTTTTGCCAACAAGGTATAGAAATATCAAATACTATACTTGTAGACTTGATGATATAA